The proteins below are encoded in one region of Parvicella tangerina:
- the ccoG gene encoding cytochrome c oxidase accessory protein CcoG, whose translation MENEEFRDQISTVDKKGKRIWIYPKKPAGKFYNYRKWLSYLLLALLFGMPYIKVGGEPLLMLNVVERKFIIFGQIFWPQDMFIFALAMITGIVFITLFTIAFGRLFCGWVCPQTIFMEMVFRRIEYWIEGDWTHQKKLDAQPWNAEKIRKKTLKHLIFWLISFAIANTFLSYIIGYEALWDIILDGPAANLGGFLAISIFTTVFYAVFAFMREQVCTTVCPYGRLQGVLLDQKSLVVAYDYERGEGRAKFKKNEDRAAAGKGDCIDCKQCIHVCPTGIDIRNGTQLECVNCTACIDACDHMMENVGLPKGLIKFTSEERIKNKTPWQFTTRLKVYTVLLVLLLGVLSTLILTRTDVQTTIMRTRGTTFSTYGEDQYSNLFDLNITNKTNEDMTLTLKVLEGDGEIKMVGDVAQLNLKKQDELQTKFFLIIDKEDIDASIDFVIGIYNGDELIEKKATTFMGPNI comes from the coding sequence ATGGAAAACGAAGAATTCAGAGATCAGATATCCACAGTAGATAAAAAAGGTAAGCGAATTTGGATTTATCCGAAAAAGCCTGCTGGTAAATTCTATAACTACCGTAAATGGTTGAGCTACCTATTGCTAGCATTGCTGTTCGGGATGCCATACATTAAAGTTGGTGGAGAACCTCTCTTAATGCTCAATGTGGTTGAACGAAAGTTCATCATATTTGGCCAGATCTTTTGGCCTCAGGACATGTTCATCTTCGCTTTGGCCATGATCACAGGAATCGTTTTCATTACGCTATTTACTATTGCTTTTGGTCGCTTGTTTTGCGGATGGGTTTGTCCTCAAACCATTTTTATGGAAATGGTTTTTAGAAGAATTGAGTATTGGATTGAAGGGGATTGGACGCATCAGAAAAAGCTAGACGCTCAACCATGGAACGCTGAAAAAATTCGAAAGAAAACACTCAAGCATCTAATTTTTTGGCTTATTTCTTTCGCCATCGCAAACACCTTTCTATCCTACATTATTGGATACGAGGCGCTTTGGGATATTATACTTGATGGACCAGCAGCGAATTTGGGAGGCTTTTTAGCCATCAGTATTTTCACAACGGTGTTCTATGCAGTTTTTGCATTCATGAGAGAGCAAGTATGTACCACGGTGTGCCCTTATGGAAGACTTCAAGGCGTTTTACTTGACCAAAAATCATTAGTTGTTGCCTATGACTATGAACGAGGTGAAGGAAGGGCCAAATTCAAAAAGAATGAAGATCGAGCTGCCGCAGGGAAAGGTGACTGTATTGATTGTAAGCAGTGTATTCATGTCTGTCCTACAGGAATTGACATTAGAAATGGCACACAGCTAGAATGTGTAAACTGTACGGCTTGTATTGATGCTTGTGACCACATGATGGAAAATGTAGGTCTACCGAAAGGATTGATCAAGTTCACATCTGAAGAAAGGATCAAGAATAAGACTCCTTGGCAATTTACTACACGATTAAAGGTATATACTGTATTGCTAGTTTTACTCCTTGGGGTATTATCCACTCTTATCCTAACGAGGACAGATGTTCAAACGACCATCATGCGAACAAGAGGAACTACTTTCTCTACTTATGGCGAGGATCAGTACTCCAACCTATTCGACCTGAACATTACCAACAAGACCAACGAAGATATGACGTTGACATTAAAAGTGTTGGAAGGTGATGGAGAAATTAAAATGGTGGGCGATGTCGCACAGCTCAACCTGAAAAAACAAGACGAATTACAAACTAAGTTCTTTCTTATCATTGACAAAGAGGACATA